The Natrinema salifodinae genome includes a window with the following:
- a CDS encoding DUF3179 domain-containing (seleno)protein translates to MSSRSSPEQTDDRLAALVDDLLVRDPAVHAAALDELADVGDRRVVPHLIETLVIHEIGGDWEQFGFPEVLRDRSPPRYLELPEARWPGVRDALQTIAEPDYDSDYAWVEWETWYSQQGIEPLEGFDEWKLQLYRSYLPPVGRLLDAEPRAFDLRDIRWGNCDPSFLAACNEPDFVPGDAVATDAESEAGEYDRYLDPKDAVFGFTVGDTAYAVPRWVLFPHELANVTVDGTPLTLTYCTLCNAPICYDRRVGDRSLTFSSTGMLLDGNKVMFDEETESLWSQHRGVPIAGEYLDGGGDASLDVRPVTQTSWAEWREAHPESLALDIDTGYDFDYRFYEDDIGFFRHYWNDEDAVQPGVETADGALPEKTDVYGVTTDDGTTVRVYPVDDVPDDGVWTDEIDGRSVVVLRDETGDVAVYEAPPTPVERDDDALVDAEGTRWRPGRQALAGEREERGESGEPDGRERPRMPGRHGLFFAFRSQYETVEVGPTGT, encoded by the coding sequence ATGTCTTCGCGCTCATCCCCCGAGCAGACCGACGATCGTCTCGCGGCCCTCGTCGACGACCTCCTCGTCCGCGATCCGGCCGTCCACGCGGCGGCCCTCGACGAGCTCGCGGACGTGGGCGATCGCCGCGTCGTCCCGCACCTGATCGAGACGCTCGTGATCCACGAGATCGGCGGCGACTGGGAGCAGTTCGGATTTCCCGAGGTGCTCCGCGACCGCAGCCCGCCGCGGTACCTCGAGCTCCCGGAGGCTCGCTGGCCGGGTGTCCGAGACGCCTTGCAGACGATCGCTGAACCGGACTACGACTCCGACTACGCCTGGGTCGAGTGGGAGACCTGGTACTCCCAGCAGGGGATCGAACCCCTCGAGGGATTCGACGAGTGGAAACTGCAGCTCTACCGGTCGTATCTACCGCCCGTGGGACGCCTGCTCGACGCCGAACCGCGTGCGTTCGATCTGCGGGATATCCGCTGGGGGAACTGCGACCCGTCGTTCCTCGCGGCGTGTAACGAACCGGACTTCGTCCCGGGCGACGCCGTCGCGACGGACGCGGAGAGCGAAGCCGGCGAGTACGACCGCTATCTCGACCCCAAGGACGCCGTCTTCGGGTTCACCGTCGGCGACACCGCCTACGCCGTCCCGCGGTGGGTGCTCTTCCCTCACGAGTTGGCGAACGTGACCGTCGACGGGACGCCGCTGACGCTCACCTACTGTACGCTCTGTAACGCGCCCATCTGCTACGACCGGCGCGTCGGCGATCGGTCCTTGACGTTCTCCAGTACCGGGATGCTCCTGGACGGCAACAAGGTCATGTTCGACGAGGAGACCGAGAGCCTCTGGAGTCAACACCGCGGCGTCCCGATCGCGGGCGAGTACCTCGACGGCGGCGGCGACGCGTCCCTCGACGTCCGCCCCGTCACGCAGACGTCTTGGGCCGAGTGGCGCGAGGCCCACCCCGAGAGCCTCGCGCTGGACATCGACACCGGTTATGACTTCGACTACCGGTTCTACGAGGACGATATCGGCTTCTTCCGCCACTACTGGAACGACGAGGACGCCGTCCAGCCGGGCGTCGAAACCGCCGACGGCGCGTTGCCGGAGAAGACCGACGTCTACGGCGTAACGACCGACGACGGGACGACCGTCCGCGTCTATCCCGTCGACGACGTGCCCGACGACGGCGTCTGGACCGACGAGATCGACGGCCGGTCGGTCGTCGTGCTCCGGGACGAGACGGGGGACGTGGCCGTCTACGAGGCCCCGCCGACGCCAGTCGAACGGGACGACGACGCGCTCGTCGACGCCGAGGGGACCCGCTGGCGGCCCGGTCGCCAGGCGCTCGCCGGCGAGCGCGAGGAACGCGGCGAAAGC